A single Drechmeria coniospora strain ARSEF 6962 chromosome 03, whole genome shotgun sequence DNA region contains:
- a CDS encoding calmodulin, which produces MPPKRKSNAAGGAAKKAATRLSKLAREHNVTAQEEGEIREAWSLFSEPLDGERDGVLPVDDVKSALTYVVNRPLRPPFPPKRACSDGHGPRRVFECIHNQDDWRHWRLTRRRALGIPPSSPAELVEFLSILDPSSDGFATFEPFFAICALKLHERAAADGGDAHRAALVEAFRLFTNGTDGPISLAHLRRVAALLKEDVDDELLKDMILEANSGAGVARGVAMNEFDEVMRNAGVWR; this is translated from the exons ATG CCGCCGAAGCGCAAATCGAACGCCGCGGGCGGTGCGGCGAAGAAGGCAGCGACGCGACTGTCGAAGCTGGCCCGGGAACACAACGTCACGGcgcaggaggagggcgagatCAGGGAGGCCTGGAGCCTATTCTCCGAacccctcgacggcgagcgcgaCGGTGTCCTgccggtcgacgacgtcaagtCGGCGCTCACGTACGTCGTCAACCGACCCCTCCGACCCCCCTTTCCCCCGAAGCGAGCATGCAGCGACGGGCATGGCCCCAGACGCGTCTTCGAATGCATCCACAATCAAGATGACTGGCGGCACTGGCGGCTGACGCGACGCAGAGCCCTCGGCATccccccctcgtcgccggccgaaCTCGTCGAATTCCTCTCGATCCTCGACCCCTCGTCGGACGGGTTCGCCACCTTTGAGCCTTTCTTCGCCATCTGCGCGCTCAAGCTGCacgagcgcgccgccgccgacggtggcgatgcgCACCgagccgccctcgtcgaggcgttTCGCCTCTTCAccaacggcaccgacggcccCATTTCCCTCGCACACCTCCGTCGCGTGGCCGCGCTTCTCaaggaggacgtcgacgatgagctcCTCAAGGATATGATACTCGAGGCCAACAGCGGTGCCGGCGTGGCCCGCGGCGTCGCGATGAACGAGTTCGACGAGGTGATGCGGAACGCGGGCGTTTGGCGGTGA
- a CDS encoding putative translation initiation factor 4e protein translates to MSNAGLSTHGLSPLSQSIESNTPADQRDDAKRNFLLKMRPMPTQHYWNIYFDRPPKEHSADEADYTVHLEQLEIQIASVQDFWRYHNNTPVDRIQMRESIYLFKEGFRPVWEDRRNLNGGSWTFRVPKAAGPDFWTRIQMLAIGEQLQSALADGDQLCGVGLSVRFSSHLITVWHRDSSKQKSIDGIIACVNADLPPELQPKPDTYYYKRHCDHAGFKPTTPSVPSQQP, encoded by the exons ATGTCGAACGCCGGCCTTTCCACCCACGGCCTCTCGCCTCTCTCGCAGAGCATCGAGTCCAACACGCCGGCCGATCAGCGCGACGATGCGAAGCGCAACTTTCTCCTGAAGATGCGACCCATGCCCACTCAGCACTACTGGAACATCTACTTTGACAG ACCACCCAAGGAACACTCGGCCGATGAGGCCGACTACACTGTCCatctcgagcagctcgagatCCAGATCGCATCTGTCCAGGACTTTTGGCGCTACCACAACAACACACCCGTCGATCGTATCCAGATGCGCGAGTCCATATACCTCTTCAAGGAAGGCTTCCGACCCGTCTGGGAGGACCGCCGCAACCTCAACGGCGGCAGCTGGACCTTTCGCGTCCCCAAGGCGGCCGGCCCCGACTTCTGGACCCGCATCCAGATGCTGGCCATTGGCGAGCAGCTCCAGagcgccctcgccgacggcgaccagCTCTGCGGCGTCGGACTCTCGGTCCGCTTCAGCTCCCATCTCATCACCGTCTGGCACCGTGACTCGTCCAAGCAGAAatccatcgacggcatcatcgCCTGCGTCAATGCCGATCTGCCGCCGGAGTTGCAACCGAAGCCTGACACGTACTACTACAAACGCCATTGCGACCACGCCGGCTTCAAACCAACCACACCCAGCGTGCCATCGCAGCAGCCGTAA
- a CDS encoding hypothetical protein (related to kinesin-like protein kif1c) yields MMALDARPTPSPSASSALVHSSASTPSLRSRDGTLPMSARMDGGGNVKVVVRVRAFLQRELDRRTRCLIEMDPVTQLTTLRSPESDDGDGGAKLMARRVIEDRSFTFDNSFWSHDVADDHYAHQEDVYNCLGEEFLDHNFEGYHTCIFAYGQTGSGKSYTMMGTPEQPGLIPRTCEDLFERIEAAHKEDSNVAYNVRVSYFEVYNEHVRDLLMPAVPSAPPHYLKIRESPTEGPYVKDLTEVPVRNIGEIMRYMKLGDSSRTVASTKMNDTSSRSHAVFTIMLRQMHHDMETDETTERSSRIRLVDLAGSERAKSTEATGARLREGSNINKSLTTLGRVIAALADPKQLRAGKRKDVVPYRDSILTWLLKDSLGGNSKTAMIACIAPSDYDETLSTLRYADQAKRIRTRAVVNQDQISTAERDAQITAMAEEIRLLQVSVSDSRRREKNAKEAEEKLEEYQDRVAQMQRMMEERGMVAESKIRKLQTENEALKLHLKLAIDSLKNPIPVVTVRPADGAKGFDLEHGECKENAEDESDESDDDDDDDDDGPYDSDSTATGEDDLQEEMRRYLTDMGNLRKLIGGDLSRFKDNESVRMPLGLRENV; encoded by the exons ATGATGGCTCTCGATGCccggccgacgccctcgccctcggcctcgtctgcCCTCGTAcactcgtccgcctcgacgccgtcgctgcGGTCCCGCGATGGAACCTTGCCCATGTCCGCCAGaatggacggcggcggcaacgtcaaAGTCGTCGTCCGCGTGCGCGCCTTCCTGCAGAGAG AGCTGGACAGGAGAACGCGATGCCTCATCGAAATGGACCCCGTGACGCAGCTCACGACGCTCAGGTCCCCCgaatccgacgacggcgacggcggcgccaagcTCATGGCCCGGCGGGTCATCGAGGACAGAAGCTTCACGTTTGACAACTCGTTCTGGAGCcacgacgtggccgacgatcACTACGCCCACCAGGAGGATGTCTACAActgcctcggcgaggagttCCTCGACCACAACTTCGAGGGCTACCACACGTGCATATTCGCCTACGGCCAGACGGGCTCGGGCAAGAGCTACACGATGATGGGCACGCCCGAGCAGCCCGGGCTGATCCCCCGCACCTGCGAGGATTTGTTCGAGCGCATCGAGGCGGCGCACAAGGAGGACTCCAACGTGGCCTACAACGTGCGTGTCTCATACTTTGAGGTCTACAACGAGCACGTCCGCGACCTCCTCAtgccggcggtgccgagcGCGCCGCCGCACTACCTCAAGATCCGCGAATCGCCGACCGAGGGGCCCTATGTCAAGGACCTGACCGAGGTGCCCGTCCGCAACATCGGCGAGATCATGCGGTACATGAAGCTCGGCGACTCGTCCCGGACGGTGGCGAGCACCAAGATGAACGATACTAGTAGTCGCAGCCACGCCGTCTTCACCATCATGCTGCGCCAGATGCACCACGACatggagacggacgagacgacggagcgCAGCTCGCGCATCCgactcgtcgacctcgccggaAGCGAGCGGGCCAAGTCGACCGAGGCGACGGGTGCCCGCCTCCGCGAGGGGAGCAACATCAACAAGTCGCTCACGACGCTCGGccgcgtcatcgccgccctcgccgacccgAAGCAGCTGCGGGCGGGCAAGCGCAAGGACGTGGTGCCTTACCGCGACTCCATCCTGACGTGGCTGCTGAAGGACTCGCTCGGGGGCAACAGCAAGACGGCCATGATCGCCTGCATCGCGCCCTCGGACTACGACGAGACGCTCTCGACGCTGCGCTACGCCGACCAGGCCAAGCGGATCCGCACCCGGGCCGTCGTCAACCAGGACCAgatctcgacggccgagcgggACGCGCAGAtcacggccatggccgaggagATCCGGCTGCTGCAGGTGTCCGTCTCGGACTCGCGCCGGCGCGAGAAGAAcgccaaggaggccgaggagaagctcgaggagtACCAGGACAGGGTGGCGCAGATGCAGCGGATGATGGAGGAGCGCGGCATGGTGGCCGAGAGCAAGATACGGAAGCTCCAGACGGAGAACGAGGCGCTCAAGCTGCACCTCAAGCTCGCCATCGACAGCCTCAAGAACCCGATCCCCGTGGTGACGgtccggccggccgacggcgccaaggGCTTCGACCTGGAGCATGGCGAGTGCAAGGAgaacgccgaggacgagtctgacgagtccgacgacgacgacgatgacgacgacgacgggccgtaCGACTCGGACagcacggcgacgggcgaggacgacctgcAGGAGGAGATGCGCCGATACCTCACGGACATGGGCAACCTGCGGAAGCTCATCGGCGGGGACCTGTCGCGGTTCAAGGACAACGAAAGCGTGCGCATGCCGCTCGGCCTGAGGGAGAACGTGTGA
- a CDS encoding phosphotransferase has protein sequence MGSSVDSRHVARVMLSWLDLDLVSLTELQSLWAGYGHICAIKARPRSAGDDPSPSQSRQAHRQLPKPATDGTLHLILKLVSPPAMDGDEGHLRKMLSYEVEQSFYDQVAPRLLDEDGVAVARCLASTRRTRSRAVADGLQDLMATILTDLRDEFPVAGEKRALLSPRQVRAAVEWLAMFHASSWKRPLADMADLVLPPLEEAERRARLADDFADGKFLWLNGGYTYLATRRSEYDKLARDRNSEWSSAFCAAPPGVGSGSSIADQVAAVLTPCGRAFETYIHGDVKSENLFSTDSGDRVAFFDFQYAGLGLGVCDLAKLFTCSVPLDMLVGSRALQHAVPMDDGERGLLEEYRHLLLRDSPEGPGRSPLDYGWDTFRRHWETALVDWCRFQASWGFWGNTTWLQARVRWILKDESWMGWLQQEARSRTAGCTESRAA, from the coding sequence ATGGGGTCCTCGGTCGATTCTCGGCACGTCGCCCGAGTGATGCTCTCATGGCTCGACCTTGATCTCGTCTCTCTCACCGAGCTACAATCTCTCTGGGCCGGCTACGGGCACATATGTGCCATCAAGGCGCGCCCTCGCTCCGCCGGCGATgatccatcgccatcacAGAGCCGGCAGGCGCatcggcaactgcccaaGCCCGCTACCGATGGCACCCTCCACCTCATCCTCAAGCTCGTCTCCCCGCCCGCCATGGACGGAGATGAGGGCCACCTGCGCAAGATGCTGAGCTACGAGGTCGAGCAGTCTTTCTACGATCAAGTGGCGccccgcctcctcgacgaagaTGGCGTGGCCGTAGCCCGCTgtctcgcctcgacgaggcgcacGAGGAGCAGGGCAGTCGCCGACGGGCTGCAGGACCTGATGGCCACCATCCTCACCGATCTGAGGGACGAGTTCCCCGTCGCCGGAGAGAAGCGGGCTCTCCTTTCACCCCGCCAGGTTCGCGCGGCCGTGGAGTGGCTCGCCATGTTTCACGCCAGTTCTTGGAAGCGCCCCCtcgccgacatggccgacCTTGTCCTCCCGCcgctggaggaggcggagcgACGGGCAAGGCTGGCCGATGAtttcgccgacggcaagttCCTGTGGCTCAACGGAGGGTACACGTACCTCGCCACGCGAAGGAGCGAGTACGACAAGCTCGCTCGGGACCGCAATTCCGAGTGGTCCTCTGCCTTTTGCGCGGCGCCTCCGGGCGTTGGCTCGGGATCCAGCATCGCCGATCAAGTCGCCGCGGTGCTCACGCCCTGCGGTAGAGCATTCGAGACCTACATCCACGGCGATGTCAAGTCGGAAAACCTGTTCTCCACCGACTCCGGGGACAGAGTCGCCTTCTTCGACTTCCAGTatgccggcctcggcttgGGCGTCTGCGACCTGGCAAAGCTCTTCACCTGCTCCGTCCCTCTCGATATGCTGGTCGGCAGCCGTGCGCTGCAGCACGCGGTGCCCATGGACGACGGAGAGCGAGGCTTGCTGGAGGAATATCGccacctgctgctgcgcgaTTCCCCCGAAGGCCCGGGCCGgagcccgctcgactacgGATGGGACACGTTTCGACGACATTGGGAGACCGCCCTCGTCGATTGGTGCCGCTTCCAGGCCTCCTGGGGCTTCTGGGGGAATACAACCTGGCTGCAAGCGAGGGTGAGGTGGATATTGAAGGATGAGAGCTGGATGGGCTGGCTGCAGCAGGAGGCACGGAGTCGAACAGCTGGTTGCACCGAGAGCCGTGCAGCATAG